A window from Drosophila nasuta strain 15112-1781.00 chromosome 3, ASM2355853v1, whole genome shotgun sequence encodes these proteins:
- the LOC132792726 gene encoding aquaporin-2 yields MLDASKMKLNNNTMMRGLSEFSATAILMIFSCIGCTANQQDHNHGILIASLIQGMAVVMIMHIFGFISGAHANPCVSIACCLLGHIGSHMMIFYVASQLAGATFGYFLLHQMVPQATIMSSKLGNCIVEPMEGLSYVQILSIEGFLAAVMTFAWCALWDVRSGRFLDSVTLRIGCLITACHLVGAQLTGATMNPAKLLIPTLYNGNLETVLMQLSGQLVACIIVPQIWHFVFSQRYRPLRVENSERPSPELYLTP; encoded by the exons ATGTTGGACGCGTCAAAAATGAAGCTCAACAATAATACCATGATGCGTGGTTTGAGTGAATTTTCGGCAACAGCCATATTAATGATCTTCAGCTGTATTGGCTGCACGGCAAATCAACAGGATCACAATCATGGAATTCTCATTGCAAGTCTGATCCAAGGAATGGCAGTTGTGATGATTATGCATATCTTTGGATTTATATCTGGCGCTCATGCAAATCCGTGTGTCTCGATTGCTTGCTGTTTGCTCGGTCATATTGGATCTCATATGATGATATTCTATGTGGCCAGTCAGCTTGCAGGCGCTACCTTTGGCTATTTTCTATTACATCAAATGGTACCCCAGGCCACGATTATGTCCAGCAAACTTGGCAACTGTATAGTGGAACCCATGGAAGGTCTTTCCTATGTACAGATTTTGAGCATTGAGGGCTTTCTTGCAGCAGTGATGACATTTGCCTGGTGTGCTCTGTGGGATGTGCGCAGTGGACGTTTTCTAGACTCGGTTACCTTACGCATTGGTTGCTTGATCACAGCATGTCATTTAGTTGGA GCACAGTTGACTGGGGCAACAATGAATCCAGCCAAGCTGCTCATTCCAACGCTCTACAATGGCAATCTGGAAACTGTGCTGATGCAATTGTCTGGCCAGTTGGTGGCTTGTATCATTGTGCCTCAAATCTGGCACTTTGTCTTTAGCCAACGCTATCGACCTCTGCGGGTGGAGAACAGCGAGAGGCCTTCGCCTGAACTATATTTAACTCCATAA
- the LOC132792721 gene encoding myosin-1 — protein MFANLKNKLIEEVKASPSKFQQFANAAQAAVSSSSSSTTTPNSSENTDTGTNENFFSITEEDTPQNSPYRIQKLPRGVRNSTQSLNGVGGAIPRTRKLSNSSMASDVSFRLPSYDAPAMYHLQSDLDETSSEFDDSASTARLDVITKDQLYDAYKKSLDRYHKYRCRYTDLAKKYKELERDSSKARSVLVETQEKALRRISELREQCTLEQQAKAHLEEALRIEMDDMSCKMQAYQTKLKLLGENPDNVAAALERSQNDGDKLIDLEEPTVVKAVTTTNGSQPTHEHDEDITKLRQLLVEHEEQLKQLSQNNKEANNTIASLRKQEEENVLLLAQTKQAIHTELEHKETEVRKLQDAVKQLEVELELANGRETQAGDVKEQLKKLQNAKQEVDAKLIAANHTLTTLKGDQTEKSQHLKKLESELEQKEKQVQHLQDNLKQQTGELQQASTNETQLKDIKEQLKQLEQAKQETEAKLITTEQLLSTLKNEQTEKEQQSVAQLKKLETELTLKETEVQKLQDQLKQQKGGLEASKIELEAKLTAAEEQLQNLSKEHTSKEQQVTALEKQLQAQLEQKENETRQLQGKLVKLEAELESSNSRGDQLEDTKQQLEQIQDSKQEITAKLQATEEQLGQLRLEYTTKEQLVTSLEEKLAGTRNDSQQWQEKLSQLNNDLAASNNRASHAEEIKEELKQLENSKQEAEAKLIATEEELNSLRLKYTTKEQEVNTLEKQLQLHLEQKENEAQQTQVRLSQLQTELESSKSRGSEAEETKEQLKQLQKSKQEAETKLLAIEEELKNLKLNHTAKEKQLTLLEEQLSTLKTDSEQSLEDLRLQNNQLNEIVQRYQQNESTLDEVQAQLLEARERLTQQEQRVLETEKSLEQEREMVAVLNVEKSAAEEQTLKLQNELQSLNDQFTSSTNSEADAIAALRSQIEALTSQLTAAQTGVAAKEKELKASSNKLNKLKKQHEQLQTKHSEQAASVDQLKGESAKVEELRNEKQELQSRVTVILEEITTMQAHLQEVQSAQTQLEREKRQLEAHIEALQQQQQDNDVQGELSTARIEEIERENSKLAERNCLLEEQNNHLQKQQDELTKIQNKMQQVLDEHSKLQNAQEIMEHDHRTLQDKCDSFEKESLIAKDELTCVQQAKNALESQANTLQLDLDEAQQQLSEVRDRQRELQQQLEEQTQRSTELESNTEQLDILKATIHNLREQLDSLKETEQSMQQKMQTANATHAAQLETLEARCSAANGDVQRLHEANDALQREIETLKGSSQQLANYEQLQIENEYLNKHTKQLEKELSLATTTPSEGDDLREKLKSLQCELYVLQEQAEQHATQLIEKDTASSEAKIEVSQLKAALEEQALELTRQSEHASFVSEQSDTVQKELLHVQQQLQERQAELAKSQEHCMRLEEQIAKHKEDQEQLPTATPTQIPLPSDSEHLRSLNEQLQRELEDLKYKSTGEQSNLQQEIDELQATNKEMAERINELETLRAGIQAQQLLASLAPKNVQDAVATDEKALLEAKLKEIMSEVQDVTNRNIFLEQKCENFLILEQSNERLKLQNAKLSRQLDETLVSMQHSDSVPANTEFEYLRNIMFQYLTGNTNNETLVKVISAVLKFSPQQAQVALEKEHQRRSLLNKLI, from the exons ATGTTTGCCAATTTGAAAAACAAGCTCATCGAAGAGGTGAAAGCGTCGCCGTccaaatttcaacaatttgcaaacGCAGCCCAG GCCGCTGTGAGCTCATCGTCCAGTTCAACAACGACGCCAAATAGCTCAGAGAATACCGATACCGGCACAAATGAGAACTTCTTTAGCATCACAGAAGAAG ATACGCCACAAAACTCTCCGTATCGCATACAAAAGCTGCCGCGCGGCGTTCGCAACTCGACACAGTCATTAAATGGTGTTGGAGGGGCTATACCGCGTACCCGCAAGCTATCTAACTCGTCCATGGCAAGCGATGTCTCCTTTCGCTTGCCCTCTTATGATGCACCAGCT ATGTATCACTTGCAGTCGGACTTGGATGAGACGAGCAGCGAGTTTGATGACTCGGCATCGACAGCACGTTTAGATGTGATTACCAAAGATCAGCTATATGATGCGTATAAAAAATCGTTGGATCGCTATCACAAGTATCGCTGTCGCTATACGGATCTGGCGAAGAAGTACAAGGAATTGGAGCGCGACAGTAGTAAAGCACGC TCTGTGCTTGTGGAGACCCAGGAAAAAGCATTGCGTCGCATTAGCGAATTGCGTGAACAATGCACACTGGAACAGCAGGCCAAAGCACATTTGGAGGAAGCGCTGCGCATCGAAATGGATGACATGAGCTGCAAGATGCAAGCCTACCAAACCAAGCTCAAGCTGCTGGGAGAGAACCCTGATAATGTGGCTGCTGCACTCGAACGCAGTCAGAATGATGGCGACAAGCTAATCGATTTGGAGGAACCAACAGTAGTAAAGGCAGTGACCACAACAAATGGTAGCCAGCCCACACATGAACATGATGAGGACATAACCAAACTTCGCCAACTATTGGTCGAACATGAAGAGCAGTTGAAACAGCTGTCGCAGAATAACAAGGAAGCCAACAATACGATTGCATCGCTACGCAAACAGGAGGAGGAAAATGTGCTCTTGCTGGCGCAAACCAAGCAGGCAATCCATACGGAGCTGGAGCATAAAGAAACGGAAGTACGCAAGCTGCAGGATGCAGTGAAGCAACTGGAAGTTGAACTGGAGTTGGCTAATGGTCGTGAAACGCAAGCCGGCGATGTCAAGGAGCAGCTgaagaaattgcaaaatgccaaacaagAAGTCGATGCCAAACTCATTGCAGCGAATCATACGCTGACCACTCTTAAAGGGGATCAAACGGAAAAGTCGCAGCATCTAAAGAAACTAGAATCCGAGTTggagcaaaaggaaaaacaagTGCAACATCTGCAGGACAATTTGAAGCAGCAGACAGGAGAGTTGCAGCAGGCAAGCACTAATGAAACACAGCTGAAGGACATCAAGGAGCAATTGAAGCAGTTGGAGCAGGCTAAGCAAGAAACTGAAGCCAAGCTTATCACGACCGAACAATTGTTAAGTACACTGAAGAATGAGCAAACTGAAAAAGAGCAACAAAGCGTAGCACAGCTGAAGAAATTGGAAACCGAGCTGACACTGAAGGAAACGGAAGTGCAGAAACTGCAAGATCAACTGAAGCAACAAAAAGGTGGATTGGAAGCCTCTAAGATCGAATTGGAAGCCAAACTTACTGCGGCTGAAGAGCAGCTACAAAACTTAAGCAAAGAGCACACTTCAAAGGAGCAACAGGTGACAGCGTTGGAAAAGCAGCTTCAGGCACAGCTGGAGCAGAAGGAAAACGAAACGCGCCAATTGCAAGGGAAATTAGTGAAGCTTGAAGCTGAACTGGAGTCCTCTAATAGTCGTGGAGATCAACTGGAGGATACTAAGCAGCAATTGGAGCAGATACAAGACAGTAAACAGGAAATAACAGCTAAACTACAAGCCACAGAGGAGCAGTTGGGCCAGTTAAGATTAGAATATACGACAAAGGAGCAACTAGTGACTTCGCTAGAAGAAAAATTAGCGGGGACACGAAATGATTCCCAACAATGGCAAGAGAAGCTAAGCCAACTCAATAATGATCTAGCAGCATCCAACAATCGTGCATCTCATGCAGAGGAAATCAAAGAAGAACTGAAACAGCTGGAAAACTCGAAGCAAGAAGCGGAAGCAAAATTAATAGCCACCGAGGAGGAGCTGAATAGTTTGAGATTAAAGTATACGACAAAGGAGCAAGAAGTGAATACGCTTGAGAAGCaactgcagttgcatttgGAGCAGAAGGAAAATGAAGCGCAGCAAACGCAAGTGAGGTTGTCGCAGCTTCAGACAGAGTTGGAATCTTCCAAAAGTCGTGGATCGGAAGCCGAAGAAACCAAAGAGCAATTGAAGCAGctgcaaaaatcaaaacaagagGCTGAAACCAAACTGCTTGCTATCGAAGAAGAACTCaagaatttgaaattaaaccATACGGCAAAGGAGAAACAACTAACCTTGCTGGAGGAGCAACTAAGCACGTTGAAAACCGATAGTGAACAGAGCTTGGAAGACTTGCGACTGCAAAATAATCAGCTTAACGAGATTGTGCAGCGCTACCAGCAAAACGAATCCACTTTAGACGAAGTGCAAGCTCAACTATTGGAAGCCAGGGAACGATTGACACAGCAAGAGCAGCGTGTGCTGGAAACTGAAAAGAGTCTAGAGCAAGAACGCGAAATGGTTGCCGTACTCAACGTGGAGAAGTCTGCGGCTGAGGAACAAACACTCAAGCTACAAAATGAGCTGCAGTCATTGAACGATCAATTTACTAGCAGCACAAACTCTGAAGCAGATGCAATAGCAGCATTAAGATCACAGATCGAAGCACTGACAAGCCAACTCACTGCCGCTCAAACTGGCGTGGCTGCCAAGGAAAAGGAACTGAAGGCCAGCTCCAACAAACTCAATAAGTTGAAAAAACAGCACGAGCAGCTGCAGACAAAGCACAGCGAGCAGGCTGCCAGCGTGGATCAGCTCAAGGGAGAGTCGGCTAAGGTGGAAGAGCTGCGCAATGAGAAGCAAGAATTGCAATCGCGTGTCACAGTTATTCTAGAGGAGATTACTACGATGCAGGCTCATCTGCAGGAAGTGCAGTCCGCGCAAACGCAATTGGAACGCGAGAAGCGACAACTGGAAGCGCATATTGAGgcgttgcaacagcagcagcaagacaACGATGTGCAGGGCGAGTTATCAACGGCCAGAATTGAAGAGATCGAACGAGAGAACAGCAAATTGGCAGAACGCAACTGTCTGCTGGAGGAGCAGAATAATCACTTGCAGAAGCAGCAGGACGAACTGACAAagatacaaaacaaaatgcaacagGTGCTGGACGAGCATTCCAAGCTGCAGAATGCTCAAGAGATCATGGAACACGATCATCGCACGCTGCAGGATAAATGCGATTCCTTTGAGAAGGAAAGCCTGATAGCAAAGGATGAGCTCACTTGTGTGCAGCAGGCAAAGAACGCCTTGGAATCACAAGCAAATACTCTGCAACTAGACTTGGACGAAGCTCAACAGCAACTTTCCGAGGTGCGTGATCGACAACGTGaattgcaacagcagttgGAGGAGCAAACACAACGCTCCACTGAGCTGGAGAGTAACACTGAACAGCTGGACATACTAAAAGCAACAATACACAATTTACGTGAACAATTGGACTCACTGAAAGAAACGGAGCAGTCTATGCAACAGAAGATGCAAACGGCAAATGCAACGCATGCAGCGCAGCTAGAAACCCTCGAGGCACGTTGTAGTGCCGCCAATGGGGATGTGCAACGGCTGCACGAAGCTAACGATGCACTGCAGAGAGAAATCGAAACGCTGAAGGGCTCCTCCCAGCAGTTAGCCAACTACGAACAATTGCAGATCGAAAACGAATATCTAAACAAGCATACCAAGCAGCTAGAGAAGGAATTGTCTCTGGCAACGACGACACCCAGCGAAGGCGATGATCTAAGAGAGAAACTCAAGTCACTGCAGTGTGAACTCTACGTCCTTCAGGAGCAGGCCGAGCAACATGCAACGCAACTAATTGAAAAGGACACAGCCAGCAGTGAGGCCAAGATCGAGGTGTCACAACTTAAGGCCGCCCTAGAAGAGCAGGCTTTAGAGTTGACACGTCAAAGCGAGCATGCCAGTTTTGTAAGCGAGCAAAGCGACACAGTTCAGAAGGAGCTGTTGCACgttcaacagcagctgcaagaACGTCAAGCGGAGCTGGCGAAATCTCAAGAGCATTGTATGCGTCTCGAAGAACAAATTGCTAAGCATAAAGAAGACCAGGAACAGTTGCctacagcaacaccaacacaaaTACCACTGCCCAGCGATTCGGAACATTTGCGCAGCCTCAATGAGCAATTGCAACGCGAACTGGAGGATCTCAAGTACAAGAGCACTGGCGAACAGTCAAATCTTCAGCAGGAGATCGATGAACTGCAGGCCACCAACAAGGAGATGGCAGAACGCATCAATGAGCTGGAGACATTGCGTGCCGGCATTCAAGCCCAACAATTGCTGGCCAGTTTAGCGCCCAAGAATGTGCAAGACGCGGTGGCCACCGATGAGAAGGCGCTACTAGAGGCGAAGCTCAAAGAGATTATGAGCGAGGTGCAAGATGTGACGAATCGCAATATATTCTTAGAGCAGAAGTGTGAAAACTTTCTGATACTCGAGCAGTCGAACGAGCGTCTGAAGCTGCAGAACGCAAAGCTATCGCGGCAATTGGATGAAACATTG GTATCCATGCAGCATAGCGATAGTGTGCCTGCGAACACTGAGTTCGAGTATCTCCGCAACATCATGTTTCAG TACTTAACCGGCAATACGAACAATGAAACTCTGGTAAAGGTCATCTCGGCAGTGCTGAAGTTTTCGCCACAGCAAGCACAAGTTGCCCTCGAAAAGGAGCACCAGCGTCGCTCACTG CTAAATAAACTGATCTAG